The following are encoded together in the Phenylobacterium sp. NIBR 498073 genome:
- a CDS encoding HIT domain-containing protein translates to MFEIDPAFVATSHALGDLALSHARLQDDARYPWIVLIPRREAMRELEDLERGDLAILTDEILAAGRAVRALGMAVDKLNVGALGNVTPQLHVHVIGRRVGDSAWPGPVWGHSAAEPYGPGELARAAAAAKAALGLA, encoded by the coding sequence ATGTTCGAGATCGATCCGGCCTTCGTCGCCACCTCCCACGCCCTCGGCGACCTCGCCCTCAGCCACGCGCGGCTGCAGGACGACGCGCGCTATCCCTGGATCGTGCTGATCCCGCGCCGCGAGGCCATGCGCGAACTGGAAGACCTGGAGCGCGGGGATCTCGCGATCCTGACCGACGAAATCCTCGCCGCCGGCCGCGCGGTGCGGGCGTTGGGGATGGCCGTCGACAAGCTGAACGTCGGGGCGCTGGGCAACGTCACCCCGCAGCTGCACGTCCACGTGATCGGCCGGCGGGTCGGCGACAGCGCCTGGCCCGGCCCGGTCTGGGGCCACAGCGCCGCCGAGCCCTACGGCCCGGGCGAGCTGGCGCGGGCGGCGGCGGCGGCGAAGGCGGCGCTGGGCCTCGCCTAG
- a CDS encoding Bax inhibitor-1/YccA family protein, translating into MSDFNRGYARSIPADRADMSVDAGLRSFMLGVYNKVALGLLLSAALAYVTGSFPPVRDLMFSVSPSGKVGYTLLGMIVAFAPLAVILFGAFAMKNVTPRSSGIYYWTIVSLIGAGLGVLTFVYTGASIFSTFLITAAAFGGLSLFGYTTKKDLTGFGSFLIIGLIGLVVASIVNIFLASSMMGFIISIAGVLIFAGLIAYDTQRLKMSYYEMGGDHTAQAVATNYGALSLYLNFINLFQFLLSIFGDRR; encoded by the coding sequence ATGAGCGACTTCAACCGCGGCTACGCGCGCTCGATCCCCGCAGATCGCGCCGACATGTCGGTGGACGCGGGTCTGCGCAGCTTCATGCTCGGCGTCTACAACAAGGTAGCGCTGGGTCTCCTGCTCTCCGCCGCTCTGGCGTACGTGACCGGATCGTTCCCGCCGGTTCGCGACCTGATGTTCAGCGTCTCGCCGTCGGGCAAGGTCGGCTACACCCTGCTCGGCATGATCGTGGCCTTCGCGCCGCTGGCCGTGATCCTCTTCGGCGCCTTCGCCATGAAGAACGTCACGCCGCGCTCGTCGGGCATCTATTACTGGACCATCGTCAGCCTGATCGGCGCGGGTCTGGGCGTGCTGACCTTCGTCTACACGGGCGCCTCGATCTTCTCGACGTTCCTGATCACCGCGGCGGCCTTCGGCGGCCTGTCGCTGTTCGGGTACACGACGAAGAAGGACCTGACCGGTTTCGGCAGCTTCCTGATCATCGGCCTGATCGGCCTGGTGGTCGCGAGCATCGTCAACATCTTCCTGGCCAGCAGCATGATGGGCTTCATCATCAGCATCGCCGGCGTGCTGATCTTCGCGGGCCTGATCGCCTACGACACCCAGCGCCTGAAGATGAGTTACTACGAGATGGGCGGCGACCACACGGCCCAGGCCGTGGCCACCAACTACGGCGCGCTCAGCCTGTACCTGAACTTCATCAACCTGTTCCAATTCCTGCTCAGCATCTTCGGCGACCGCCGCTAA
- a CDS encoding CoA ester lyase, which produces MTVARPRRSALYMPAANARAIEKARELPCDVVILDLEDAVAPEAKGLAREQAAAAVRAGGFGRREVVIRINGLDTPWGLEDLAAAIDARPDAILVPKVSSAHDVRAYGAAEAGGVPLWAMVETCASLFALAEIAGAEGLAALVVGTNDLAKEMRCRLTVGRAALAGPLSLIVAAGRAHGLAVLDGVFNEIEDDAGLAAQCAQGLEFGFDGKTLIHPRQVEAANAAFSPSAEEVAWSRVVVAAFDSPENAAKGVLKVEGRMVERLHLAQARRVIAVAEAIAAA; this is translated from the coding sequence TTGACCGTCGCCCGCCCGCGCCGCAGCGCCCTCTACATGCCCGCCGCCAACGCCCGGGCGATCGAAAAGGCCCGCGAGTTGCCCTGCGACGTGGTGATCCTCGACCTGGAGGACGCGGTCGCGCCCGAGGCCAAGGGGCTCGCCCGCGAGCAGGCGGCGGCGGCGGTCCGCGCCGGCGGCTTCGGTCGTCGGGAGGTGGTGATCCGGATCAACGGCCTCGACACCCCCTGGGGGCTGGAGGACCTGGCCGCCGCCATCGACGCGCGGCCCGACGCGATCCTGGTCCCCAAGGTGTCGAGCGCCCACGACGTGCGGGCCTATGGCGCGGCCGAGGCCGGCGGGGTGCCGCTGTGGGCGATGGTCGAGACCTGCGCCTCGCTGTTCGCGCTGGCCGAGATCGCCGGGGCCGAGGGGCTCGCGGCGCTGGTGGTCGGGACCAACGACCTGGCCAAGGAGATGCGCTGTCGCCTCACCGTCGGGCGCGCGGCCCTGGCCGGGCCGCTGTCGCTGATCGTCGCCGCCGGCCGCGCCCACGGCCTGGCGGTGCTGGACGGCGTGTTCAACGAGATCGAGGACGACGCCGGCCTGGCGGCGCAGTGCGCCCAGGGGCTGGAGTTCGGCTTCGACGGCAAGACCTTGATCCACCCGCGCCAGGTCGAGGCGGCCAACGCCGCCTTCAGTCCGTCGGCGGAGGAGGTCGCATGGTCGCGGGTGGTCGTCGCGGCCTTCGATTCGCCGGAAAACGCCGCTAAGGGTGTTCTTAAAGTCGAGGGGCGCATGGTTGAGCGGTTGCACTTGGCCCAGGCGCGGCGGGTGATCGCCGTGGCCGAAGCCATCGCCGCGGCGTGA
- a CDS encoding DUF2237 domain-containing protein, with amino-acid sequence MTTRYDAGARNVLGGELLACSLDPVTGFFRNGCCETGPHDLGLHTVCAVMTAEFLAYSKMVGNDLSTPMPEYGFAGLKPGDRWCLCAPRWKEALDAGAAPQVVLEATHEETLAIVTLGVLKDHAVEA; translated from the coding sequence ATGACCACCCGCTACGACGCCGGCGCCAGAAACGTGTTGGGGGGCGAGCTGCTCGCCTGCTCGCTCGATCCCGTGACCGGATTCTTCCGCAACGGCTGCTGCGAGACCGGACCCCACGACCTGGGCCTGCACACGGTCTGCGCGGTGATGACCGCCGAGTTCCTGGCCTATTCGAAGATGGTCGGCAACGACCTGTCGACGCCGATGCCGGAGTACGGGTTCGCCGGCCTCAAGCCGGGCGACCGCTGGTGCCTGTGCGCGCCGCGCTGGAAAGAGGCGCTGGACGCCGGCGCCGCGCCGCAGGTGGTGCTGGAGGCCACCCACGAGGAGACCCTGGCGATCGTCACGCTCGGCGTCCTCAAGGACCACGCGGTCGAGGCCTAG
- a CDS encoding malate dehydrogenase, producing MTTKKPIRVAVTGAAGNIGYALLFRIASGEMLGKDQPVILQLLEIPTEGAQKALKGVAMELEDCAFPLLADMVLTDDANVAFKDANWNLLVGSKPRGPGMERADLLKDNGKIFIAQGKAIDAVAADDARVAVVGNPCNTNVMIAAAQAKRLTADRFTAMVRLDENRGRAQLAKKAGVSINEVSDLFIYGNHSPTMFADFTHAKIGGKPAADVIGDEAWLKNDYLPAVGKRGAAIIEARGLSSAASAANALIDHVRDLTTVGAIHSVAVNSEGRYGFAEGVWAGMPVKTTATGYEVITSYEMDDFAKSKIALTNDELVGERDTVKDLLA from the coding sequence ATGACCACGAAGAAGCCGATCCGCGTCGCTGTCACCGGCGCCGCCGGCAATATCGGTTACGCCCTTCTTTTCCGCATCGCCTCGGGCGAGATGCTGGGCAAGGACCAGCCGGTCATCCTGCAACTGCTCGAAATCCCGACCGAGGGCGCGCAGAAGGCCCTGAAGGGCGTGGCCATGGAGCTGGAAGACTGCGCCTTCCCGCTGCTGGCCGACATGGTGCTGACCGACGACGCCAACGTCGCCTTCAAGGACGCCAACTGGAACCTGCTGGTCGGCTCCAAGCCGCGCGGTCCGGGCATGGAGCGCGCCGACCTCCTGAAGGACAACGGCAAGATCTTCATCGCCCAGGGAAAGGCCATCGACGCCGTCGCCGCTGACGACGCCCGCGTCGCCGTGGTCGGCAACCCCTGCAACACCAACGTGATGATCGCCGCGGCCCAGGCCAAGCGCCTGACCGCCGACCGCTTCACCGCCATGGTGCGCCTGGACGAAAACCGCGGCCGCGCCCAGCTGGCCAAGAAGGCCGGCGTCTCGATCAACGAGGTCAGCGACCTGTTCATCTACGGCAACCACTCGCCGACCATGTTCGCCGACTTCACCCACGCCAAGATCGGCGGCAAGCCGGCCGCTGACGTCATCGGCGACGAAGCCTGGCTGAAGAACGACTACCTCCCCGCGGTCGGCAAGCGCGGCGCGGCGATCATCGAGGCCCGCGGCCTGTCGTCGGCCGCCTCGGCCGCCAACGCCCTGATCGACCACGTCCGCGACCTGACCACGGTCGGCGCGATCCACTCGGTCGCCGTCAACAGCGAAGGCCGCTACGGCTTCGCCGAAGGCGTCTGGGCCGGCATGCCGGTGAAGACCACCGCCACCGGCTACGAAGTGATCACCTCCTACGAGATGGACGACTTCGCCAAGTCGAAGATCGCCCTGACCAACGACGAGCTGGTCGGCGAGCGCGACACCGTGAAGGACCTGCTGGCCTAA
- a CDS encoding DUF2794 domain-containing protein — MALDPQQQPRTVQVFFERRELDRLLALYGRMVAAGEWRDYGIGALADACVFSVFRRASEAPLYRIEKRPALARRQGAWAVIGQGGMILRRGHELEQVLRFFDKGRFKVVD; from the coding sequence ATGGCGCTTGATCCGCAACAGCAGCCTCGGACCGTGCAGGTCTTTTTCGAGCGACGCGAGCTCGACCGCCTTCTCGCCCTTTATGGACGCATGGTCGCCGCCGGCGAATGGCGCGACTACGGCATCGGCGCGCTGGCCGACGCCTGCGTGTTCTCGGTGTTCCGCCGCGCCTCCGAGGCGCCGCTCTACCGCATCGAAAAGCGGCCGGCCCTGGCCCGCCGCCAGGGCGCCTGGGCGGTGATCGGCCAGGGCGGCATGATCCTGCGCCGCGGCCACGAGCTGGAGCAGGTGCTGCGCTTCTTCGACAAGGGCCGCTTCAAGGTGGTCGACTAG
- the thpR gene encoding RNA 2',3'-cyclic phosphodiesterase: MIRLFAALAIPEDIAQDLVARQDRLPGARWRPPEAFHITLRFVGDVAENVAADLDAELTTVGGGPLELSLQGVGAFGEGADIHAVWAGVEESEALRHLARSCEVAARRAGLKPDTRAYKPHVTLAYLRRPNPGDVAKWIQENNLLRTEPFRVTSFGLYSSWQSDQGSWYRAEREYPLY; encoded by the coding sequence ATGATCCGCCTGTTCGCCGCGCTCGCCATTCCCGAGGACATCGCGCAGGACCTCGTCGCCCGCCAGGACCGCTTGCCCGGGGCCCGCTGGCGTCCGCCCGAAGCGTTCCACATCACCTTGCGCTTCGTCGGCGACGTGGCCGAGAACGTCGCCGCCGACCTGGATGCCGAGCTCACCACCGTGGGTGGCGGGCCGCTCGAATTGTCCCTCCAGGGCGTGGGGGCGTTCGGCGAAGGGGCCGACATCCATGCGGTCTGGGCCGGGGTCGAGGAAAGCGAGGCCCTGCGCCACCTGGCGCGGTCCTGCGAGGTCGCGGCCCGGCGCGCGGGTCTCAAGCCCGACACCCGGGCCTACAAGCCGCACGTCACCCTGGCCTATCTGCGCCGGCCCAATCCGGGCGACGTCGCCAAGTGGATCCAGGAAAACAACCTGCTGCGCACCGAGCCGTTCCGGGTCACCAGCTTCGGCCTCTATTCCAGCTGGCAGTCGGACCAGGGCTCCTGGTACCGGGCCGAGCGCGAGTATCCGCTGTACTGA